One segment of Rhodopirellula baltica SH 1 DNA contains the following:
- a CDS encoding PEP-CTERM sorting domain-containing protein, which translates to MCKFAILKQVSLLILLSLSSNFCEAAVVATYSGTDFGTATFPFTSNDSISGSATFANLGDSTPTQINLEVTLNEGPGFQIVDTSGLTGLFVWTGTSITSWNVTLLDDVIGGVGLEQLDIDSVAGDVAAVDDGAAGFAVATTTGLWAVQATAVPEPSSITLLASGLVLLVVRRVRGLEVRWQH; encoded by the coding sequence ATGTGTAAATTCGCAATCCTTAAGCAGGTAAGTTTGCTGATTCTCCTGTCGTTGAGTAGTAACTTCTGTGAAGCTGCAGTCGTTGCAACTTATTCTGGAACGGACTTTGGAACAGCCACTTTTCCGTTTACAAGCAATGATAGCATTAGTGGTAGCGCGACTTTCGCGAACCTAGGCGACTCCACTCCCACCCAAATTAACCTCGAGGTGACTTTAAACGAAGGGCCAGGGTTTCAGATCGTTGACACTAGTGGTCTGACAGGTCTTTTCGTGTGGACAGGCACAAGCATAACCAGTTGGAACGTAACGCTTCTGGATGACGTCATTGGTGGCGTAGGCTTGGAGCAGTTGGACATCGACTCAGTGGCTGGAGATGTGGCGGCAGTTGATGATGGTGCCGCCGGTTTTGCTGTCGCTACTACGACAGGGCTTTGGGCTGTTCAGGCAACGGCGGTGCCTGAACCTTCTTCTATCACACTATTGGCCTCTGGACTTGTCTTGCTTGTCGTGAGACGTGTGCGTGGCTTGGAAGTAAGGTGGCAACATTAG
- a CDS encoding choice-of-anchor I family protein yields MAKRFLSRRSNKRRQHLRAGLQTLESRQMLASDFSLQLLHASDLEGGVEAISDAPHFAAIVDRLETEAANDGRGSLLVSAGDNFIGGPFFSASGDGSLRTPLQEAYQGLLSEPGLNNIREDGGRVDISIMNLLEFDASALGNHEFDFGTDTLGALIGTDIRGNTPGDVRWLGAQFPSLSANLDFSGDPSLAGLFTADILPTTEYRADLGDLAATAAAPKIAPATIAEVNGESVAIVGATTQLLSQISSPGGTVPNAGGTNDMQALADVLNPIIADIVDGDDDIAGNADDVNKVILVSHLQQISLEEELAGLLNGVDVIVAGGSDTLLADAQDTLRAGDVAEGNYPLQTTNADNDPTLIVSTDGEYSYVGRLVVDFDASGVVIPSMLDASVSGVFATDEAGTLVVTGAADIATAIADSTKATEVNKLVQAVRGVVTAKDGEIFGATDVFLEGRRAEVRTQATNLGNLTADANLVAARQFDATVAVSIKNGGGIRAAIGAIDGSTGEELPTAANPDAGKEAGEISQLDIENALRFDNGLTVMTVTAMELKRLIEHGVAATDTAGNATPGQFPQIGGAKFSFDPNEPALVLDASANVVQEGQRVRSFALVDDNGEIIDVLVRNGQLIGNPNREIRIVTLDFLAGIFSGGSPIGGDGYPFPAFGDSMTHLSSAGLSDGATDVFTTGKEQDALAEYLLANHNPDGGTAPYRESETSPVQDQRIQNLAVTNDTILTPSSIDSFKISVAGTFETGVFDESAAEIVAHDPQTQRVFFTNSDANHIGVLDIADPTSPTELSPITFPSGTGGVNSVAVSGGIVAVAVAAPTHTDPGGVLFFDVDGNLLGSVTVGALPDSLTFSPDGMKVVVAGEGEPDDLEDPNPTIDPLGTISVIDLTRLRQDGFITSFDVTTLDFTAFDGQEDSLRSQGVRIFPGRSASRDLEPEYASISPDGTRAYVTLQEANSVAVVDLVQPEILEIQPLGVKDHSLPGNGIDPSDRDDSVVIAPHPVFGLYMPDAITSFEVGGQTFYATANEGDSRDFDEDRIKDIVLDPTAFPNAADLQEDDVLGRLTISNIDGDIDGDGDFDQLFAFGARSFTIFNASGDVVFDSGDQFEQLTAQLVPDLFNSSNDENEFDSRSDAKGPEPEAITTGVIGDRMYAFIGLERTGGVFVYDITSPEEATFVQYINNRDANATDIEQAGDLGVEDLKFVSASDSPNGQPLLLASNEVSGSVTIFQLGQSVLDVELRAVATPSLAGSTELPSAITTSPIGGTYYVEAWVQDFDNQFNGLAGGQIDVRYNTDVVDAVGISNDDYNLLPSGTIDDFVGLIDDLGGGTLQTGQGLAPTWVRLGYFEVIATAGGTATYTLASGDLPFARFGGGNLDAGAVDLTDVESVQHVQAAMLDLAVVRNDTDLEEGGRVDAVPESVGYVHEWEGFATEIYLTPEVNTQAVDAVSFDLSYDTSLTSAWTFEPAESFSLDGAVNVDDANGIVSNISLSASTPVSDGGPILLGRVRFAPTANDDAPVDENSNFVGAYDLELAVENATVTSGGIVGSAGVSQVPDTGMWAVPYDADDSDQIDFADFSIFASVFGAVVSDSNHLAAWADFDGSGQVDFEDLDLFDANHGLPSADGDQLGFSNTYPTPELAGPPVAIKFASAAGQQRLANFGPFNNQRMQTDVNNDGQVSALDALLVINALNQPNTQMSRAFLDVNEDGATTAIDALRVINALGDIDIVGDAAPSSEPNDESSVEVLDAVLGQVEREARKLLNVAPQASLDYAAISQVDLDSEEDREELESLLESLSLDQGQLRLMS; encoded by the coding sequence GTGGCAAAACGATTTCTTTCCCGTCGTTCGAACAAACGCCGTCAGCACCTGCGTGCGGGATTGCAAACACTCGAATCCCGCCAAATGTTGGCTTCTGATTTCTCGTTGCAACTGCTCCATGCCAGTGATTTGGAAGGCGGTGTGGAGGCGATTTCTGATGCACCGCACTTCGCGGCGATTGTCGATCGTTTGGAAACAGAAGCAGCCAATGACGGTCGCGGTTCGCTGCTCGTTTCGGCGGGTGACAATTTCATCGGCGGCCCGTTCTTCAGTGCCTCCGGTGATGGCAGTCTGCGAACTCCGCTGCAAGAAGCCTACCAAGGGTTGCTCAGCGAACCTGGCCTGAACAACATTCGTGAAGACGGGGGCCGCGTCGACATTTCGATCATGAACCTGTTGGAATTCGATGCGTCGGCTTTGGGGAATCATGAATTCGACTTCGGGACCGACACGCTCGGTGCCTTGATCGGCACAGATATTCGCGGCAACACGCCAGGAGATGTGCGTTGGTTGGGAGCGCAGTTTCCTTCGCTCAGTGCCAACCTCGATTTCTCTGGCGATCCAAGTTTGGCCGGTTTGTTCACCGCCGACATTCTACCCACCACCGAATATCGAGCCGATCTTGGTGATTTGGCCGCAACCGCCGCTGCGCCGAAAATCGCTCCCGCGACGATTGCCGAAGTGAACGGTGAATCGGTCGCGATTGTCGGTGCGACCACTCAGTTGCTAAGCCAGATATCGTCACCCGGCGGAACTGTTCCCAACGCGGGTGGAACCAACGACATGCAGGCTTTGGCCGATGTCCTGAACCCAATCATCGCTGACATTGTTGATGGCGATGACGACATCGCGGGAAACGCGGATGATGTCAACAAGGTCATCTTGGTCAGCCATCTACAGCAGATTTCGCTGGAGGAAGAATTGGCTGGATTGCTCAACGGTGTCGACGTCATTGTCGCCGGTGGTTCGGACACGCTGCTCGCCGATGCGCAAGACACTTTGCGTGCAGGCGATGTAGCCGAAGGAAATTATCCTTTGCAAACGACCAACGCGGACAACGATCCGACGCTGATCGTCAGCACCGACGGCGAATACAGTTACGTCGGGCGGTTGGTCGTCGACTTTGACGCCAGTGGTGTCGTGATTCCATCGATGTTGGACGCTTCGGTCAGCGGAGTCTTTGCCACTGACGAAGCGGGAACATTGGTCGTCACTGGTGCGGCAGACATTGCCACCGCGATCGCTGATAGTACCAAGGCGACCGAAGTCAACAAACTGGTTCAAGCCGTTCGCGGTGTTGTCACTGCCAAAGACGGAGAGATCTTTGGTGCCACCGATGTCTTCCTCGAAGGACGCCGCGCAGAGGTTCGAACACAAGCAACGAATCTGGGCAACCTGACCGCGGACGCGAACCTTGTGGCAGCTCGTCAGTTCGATGCTACAGTGGCGGTTTCGATCAAAAATGGTGGCGGCATTCGCGCGGCGATTGGTGCGATCGATGGATCGACCGGTGAAGAGCTTCCGACCGCGGCGAACCCAGACGCAGGAAAGGAAGCAGGCGAGATCTCTCAACTGGATATCGAAAACGCGTTGCGGTTTGACAACGGTTTGACCGTGATGACGGTCACCGCGATGGAGCTGAAGCGATTGATCGAACACGGCGTTGCGGCGACCGATACGGCCGGCAACGCGACACCAGGTCAGTTCCCGCAAATCGGTGGTGCCAAGTTCAGCTTTGATCCAAACGAACCAGCATTGGTGTTGGACGCTTCCGCCAACGTCGTTCAGGAAGGCCAGCGAGTTCGCAGCTTCGCATTGGTCGACGATAACGGTGAAATCATCGACGTCTTGGTGCGAAATGGCCAATTGATCGGCAATCCCAATCGCGAAATTCGTATCGTGACTTTGGACTTCCTCGCTGGGATCTTCTCGGGCGGTTCACCGATTGGAGGCGATGGCTACCCGTTCCCCGCCTTCGGTGATTCCATGACTCATCTTTCGTCGGCTGGTTTGTCGGATGGTGCGACGGATGTCTTCACGACCGGTAAGGAGCAGGATGCGTTGGCTGAATACCTGCTGGCCAACCACAATCCGGATGGTGGGACCGCTCCTTATCGAGAGAGCGAGACTTCGCCAGTTCAAGATCAACGTATCCAAAATTTGGCGGTCACCAATGACACGATCCTGACGCCATCCTCGATCGACAGTTTCAAAATCTCCGTTGCCGGCACCTTCGAAACGGGCGTGTTCGACGAATCGGCCGCGGAAATCGTGGCTCATGACCCGCAAACCCAGCGAGTCTTCTTCACGAACTCCGATGCCAACCACATTGGTGTGCTGGACATTGCCGATCCAACCTCACCAACGGAACTTTCCCCCATCACGTTTCCCAGCGGGACCGGTGGTGTGAACAGCGTCGCGGTTTCTGGTGGCATCGTTGCAGTCGCGGTTGCTGCTCCAACGCACACTGATCCTGGTGGAGTTCTGTTCTTCGACGTCGACGGCAACTTACTCGGCAGTGTCACCGTTGGGGCTCTGCCAGACTCACTCACATTTTCTCCCGACGGGATGAAAGTGGTCGTTGCTGGTGAAGGCGAACCGGACGATTTGGAAGATCCCAATCCGACCATCGATCCCTTGGGTACGATCAGCGTGATTGATCTGACTCGATTGCGTCAAGACGGCTTCATCACATCCTTCGACGTGACCACGCTCGACTTCACCGCGTTTGATGGACAAGAAGACTCGCTACGCTCACAAGGTGTACGCATCTTCCCGGGCCGCTCGGCGTCACGTGATTTGGAGCCCGAGTACGCCTCCATTTCTCCGGACGGAACGCGTGCCTATGTGACTTTGCAAGAAGCCAACTCCGTCGCAGTGGTCGACTTGGTTCAGCCTGAAATTCTGGAGATCCAACCGCTTGGTGTGAAAGATCATTCGCTGCCAGGTAACGGCATCGACCCAAGCGATCGGGACGACTCCGTGGTAATTGCACCGCATCCCGTCTTTGGGCTCTACATGCCCGACGCCATCACCTCATTCGAAGTCGGTGGACAGACTTTCTATGCCACCGCCAACGAAGGTGATTCACGAGATTTTGACGAAGACCGGATCAAAGACATTGTTCTTGACCCGACCGCTTTCCCCAATGCGGCCGACCTGCAAGAAGACGATGTTCTGGGGCGTCTGACGATTTCAAATATCGATGGCGACATCGATGGTGATGGCGACTTTGATCAGCTCTTCGCGTTTGGAGCTCGCTCGTTCACGATCTTCAATGCGTCTGGCGACGTTGTGTTTGATTCAGGCGACCAGTTTGAGCAACTCACCGCTCAGTTGGTTCCTGATCTGTTCAACAGCAGCAATGATGAAAACGAGTTTGATTCACGCAGTGATGCAAAAGGGCCTGAACCCGAGGCCATCACCACCGGAGTCATCGGCGATCGAATGTATGCTTTCATCGGATTGGAACGTACCGGTGGCGTCTTCGTCTACGACATCACGTCCCCCGAGGAAGCCACCTTCGTTCAATACATCAATAATCGTGATGCCAATGCGACGGACATCGAACAAGCTGGCGATCTGGGTGTCGAAGATCTGAAATTCGTTTCCGCATCGGACAGTCCCAACGGGCAGCCGCTGTTGCTCGCGTCCAACGAAGTCAGTGGCAGCGTCACCATCTTTCAACTCGGCCAGTCCGTATTGGACGTGGAATTGCGTGCCGTCGCGACGCCGAGCCTCGCTGGTTCGACCGAATTGCCCTCCGCGATCACGACCAGCCCCATCGGCGGGACTTACTACGTCGAAGCCTGGGTGCAGGATTTCGACAACCAATTCAATGGATTGGCCGGTGGACAAATTGACGTTCGGTACAACACCGATGTCGTTGACGCGGTTGGGATATCCAACGACGACTACAACTTGCTGCCATCGGGAACGATCGACGATTTTGTCGGGCTGATTGATGATCTTGGAGGCGGAACCTTGCAGACCGGGCAAGGCTTGGCACCAACTTGGGTCCGCTTGGGCTACTTCGAAGTGATTGCCACCGCAGGCGGAACCGCGACCTACACACTAGCATCCGGTGACCTGCCGTTTGCACGATTTGGCGGAGGAAACCTGGACGCTGGGGCCGTGGATCTGACCGATGTTGAATCCGTTCAACATGTTCAAGCCGCAATGCTTGATTTGGCCGTCGTTCGGAACGATACCGATTTGGAAGAAGGAGGCCGAGTGGACGCGGTGCCTGAATCGGTTGGCTATGTTCACGAATGGGAAGGCTTCGCCACCGAGATCTACCTGACGCCTGAAGTAAACACACAAGCCGTCGATGCGGTTTCGTTTGACCTCTCGTACGACACATCACTGACGAGTGCTTGGACATTCGAACCTGCCGAGTCGTTCAGTTTGGACGGCGCGGTGAACGTCGACGATGCCAATGGCATCGTCAGCAATATTTCGCTGAGCGCGTCCACACCAGTCTCGGATGGTGGTCCGATCCTGCTCGGTCGCGTTCGTTTTGCACCAACAGCAAACGATGACGCTCCCGTCGATGAGAACAGCAATTTCGTCGGTGCGTACGATTTGGAACTGGCGGTCGAAAATGCCACCGTCACTTCAGGTGGCATCGTCGGTAGCGCAGGCGTCAGCCAAGTCCCTGATACCGGCATGTGGGCGGTTCCTTACGACGCGGATGACAGCGACCAAATTGACTTCGCGGATTTCTCGATCTTTGCGAGCGTCTTTGGCGCGGTTGTCAGCGACAGCAATCATCTGGCCGCTTGGGCGGACTTTGATGGTTCGGGACAAGTCGACTTCGAAGACCTTGATCTGTTCGATGCCAACCACGGATTGCCTTCGGCGGATGGCGATCAGCTTGGGTTCAGCAACACCTACCCCACGCCGGAATTGGCGGGGCCACCCGTCGCGATCAAATTTGCTTCGGCAGCCGGCCAACAGCGATTGGCGAACTTCGGGCCTTTCAACAATCAACGCATGCAAACGGACGTCAATAACGATGGCCAAGTCAGCGCACTGGATGCTTTGTTGGTGATCAATGCTTTGAACCAACCCAATACGCAGATGTCTCGTGCGTTTTTGGATGTGAACGAAGACGGTGCCACGACGGCGATCGATGCCCTTCGTGTGATCAACGCTCTCGGCGACATCGATATCGTCGGCGATGCAGCGCCGTCCAGCGAGCCAAACGATGAATCAAGTGTCGAAGTGCTCGATGCCGTTCTCGGTCAAGTCGAACGTGAGGCACGCAAGCTGTTGAATGTGGCACCGCAAGCTTCACTCGACTACGCCGCGATCAGCCAGGTCGATTTGGACTCGGAAGAGGACCGAGAAGAACTGGAAAGCTTGCTCGAATCACTGTCGCTCGACCAAGGTCAATTACGTCTGATGTCGTAA
- a CDS encoding carboxypeptidase regulatory-like domain-containing protein, protein MRWKPVTKLQFVYLMLLLMVLPQGQGASDELPDSDVDRLTEIAGTAVDEAGNAVSNAVVEIHYFDGSNPQRKKEGKADSDGKFQFRLPIAKTMLAATTFRAQSEDGSLLTFDRISRDASSQRPLPVQLQLEKTRLGTIQVVDQDNQPVEGANLMVQIGAYFTVDAFATSVPGKYTFSYPPSSGIRSVIAWKNGLGADYELYALSRNQRNDQNAKVPEFPEDGAKLQLDGAESVTFIVKDGDGKPLADVEVYPWLLQKESENDQVNLSFGQTNFVEKTGADGQVTFDWMPQWQKSPVTFWLSRDGFVHSRGNYFPSKGNKNLSVVMNRTVPIRGRVVDPDGNPAPGITVVANGRGYATDPGRERVTTEHDGTFEMLVPGEQIYLLSVESEKWASDGVPTFVVNQYQPVDGVELRLRQPTVVTGRITDEVTGEPIANERVGCYLYGTSLNDMEDVKIANPDGSNLYVRPMVYFSTQTDDEGRYELKLGNGNYSLRPPQRAKSVEFEVAGELEKQVDASIETIEKVVLQGIVRNAADGVPVPNATLDGIAREFIRTDWKAISDADGKFAVETDGSAAYIHTTDEHGKLRSITKIDDKVKSVEIELHPVGSARGVLHKSDSDEPASKTVIAYAIYVHAKNNRSFSPRFGGQVTTDDDGNFILPNLTANHEYVLTLAPDSQGRSVRLGTVFVEPGETVDLGAVGIPAPRKPYVPPTLDERIQRAMAVDGTPLQRFGRAVPRVQRSKQMLLIAFGTINEPRLHDFMQWRYEDSDYRKVRDDYLVMAISTESQEQKEQARELLDELGVKNLDQSIEFSLVLVDADGELIEHVSGKDFIVEEQLSKSHVIDWLDSFRPDPIDARKLFETTLTQARKENKRVIVQETATWCGPCHMLSDFLSEHQAWEKDYLWVKMDHRYVGARELMQELRDGAQGGIPWFAIVDADGNRLATSNQGEGGRNIGFPSSEAGQRHLERILMQTKLTMTEDEITSLVDQLKEDD, encoded by the coding sequence ATGCGTTGGAAACCAGTCACTAAATTGCAGTTCGTTTATTTGATGCTGCTCTTGATGGTCCTTCCGCAGGGTCAGGGGGCGTCGGATGAACTTCCGGATTCAGACGTCGACCGTCTCACTGAGATCGCTGGGACGGCAGTTGATGAAGCTGGCAACGCGGTTTCCAACGCAGTTGTAGAGATTCATTATTTCGACGGATCCAATCCGCAACGGAAGAAGGAAGGCAAAGCCGATTCCGACGGCAAATTCCAGTTCAGACTTCCGATCGCGAAGACGATGCTCGCCGCGACAACTTTTCGTGCGCAGAGCGAAGACGGTTCCCTGCTGACGTTTGACCGAATTAGCAGAGATGCTTCCAGCCAGCGTCCTTTGCCAGTTCAGTTGCAGCTCGAAAAGACCCGTCTCGGGACCATTCAGGTGGTTGATCAAGACAATCAACCAGTCGAAGGAGCCAATCTAATGGTCCAAATCGGCGCCTACTTCACGGTCGATGCTTTCGCGACTTCTGTTCCTGGGAAATACACGTTTTCCTATCCGCCTTCGAGCGGAATCCGATCGGTGATTGCTTGGAAAAATGGTCTGGGAGCGGACTACGAACTGTACGCGCTTTCACGAAACCAGCGAAACGACCAGAACGCAAAAGTCCCCGAGTTCCCAGAGGATGGAGCAAAGCTTCAGTTGGACGGTGCGGAGTCAGTCACATTCATCGTCAAGGACGGCGATGGAAAGCCACTGGCTGACGTTGAGGTTTATCCATGGCTACTGCAAAAGGAATCAGAGAACGACCAAGTCAATCTGAGTTTCGGCCAAACTAATTTCGTCGAAAAAACTGGGGCCGATGGGCAGGTGACATTTGATTGGATGCCGCAGTGGCAAAAGAGCCCAGTGACATTTTGGCTGTCTCGCGATGGCTTCGTCCATTCGCGAGGGAACTATTTCCCATCGAAGGGCAACAAGAATTTGTCGGTCGTCATGAACCGAACCGTTCCCATACGCGGACGCGTGGTCGACCCTGATGGCAACCCTGCACCTGGGATCACCGTGGTCGCAAATGGTCGAGGCTATGCCACCGACCCCGGGCGAGAAAGAGTCACGACCGAGCATGACGGAACGTTTGAAATGCTAGTGCCGGGAGAGCAGATTTACCTTCTTTCCGTCGAAAGCGAGAAGTGGGCCAGCGACGGAGTTCCGACATTCGTGGTCAATCAGTACCAACCTGTGGATGGTGTGGAACTGAGACTTCGCCAGCCCACAGTCGTCACCGGACGCATCACGGACGAAGTCACCGGCGAACCGATCGCCAACGAGCGAGTTGGTTGCTACTTGTATGGAACGTCACTGAATGACATGGAGGACGTCAAGATCGCCAATCCAGATGGTTCCAACCTCTACGTTCGTCCCATGGTCTACTTCAGCACTCAAACCGATGATGAGGGTCGATACGAGTTGAAACTTGGCAACGGCAACTACAGCTTGCGTCCACCACAACGTGCGAAGTCGGTCGAGTTTGAAGTGGCGGGTGAATTGGAAAAGCAAGTCGACGCGAGCATTGAAACGATTGAAAAGGTCGTGTTGCAAGGCATCGTCCGTAATGCCGCTGATGGCGTTCCCGTTCCAAACGCGACACTTGACGGTATCGCACGCGAATTCATCCGCACCGATTGGAAAGCCATATCAGATGCGGACGGAAAATTCGCGGTCGAGACGGACGGCAGCGCAGCCTACATCCACACGACCGATGAACACGGCAAACTCAGATCCATCACCAAGATTGATGACAAGGTGAAGTCAGTTGAGATTGAACTTCATCCTGTCGGTTCCGCGCGGGGTGTGCTGCACAAAAGTGACTCAGATGAACCGGCGTCTAAAACTGTCATTGCCTACGCCATTTATGTCCACGCGAAGAACAATCGTTCCTTCAGTCCGCGGTTTGGTGGGCAAGTGACCACGGACGATGACGGCAATTTCATACTCCCAAACCTGACCGCAAATCATGAGTACGTTTTGACTTTGGCACCTGACTCACAAGGACGCAGCGTTCGACTAGGAACCGTCTTCGTCGAACCAGGTGAAACGGTCGATCTGGGGGCGGTAGGTATTCCTGCTCCCCGGAAACCATACGTTCCACCCACGCTGGACGAGCGCATCCAGCGTGCGATGGCAGTGGACGGGACTCCCTTGCAGCGTTTTGGCCGCGCGGTTCCGCGAGTCCAGCGTTCCAAACAAATGTTGTTGATTGCATTTGGAACCATCAATGAACCTCGTCTGCACGACTTTATGCAGTGGCGATACGAAGACAGCGACTACCGCAAAGTTCGTGATGACTACTTGGTCATGGCGATCTCGACCGAAAGCCAAGAACAAAAGGAACAAGCACGCGAGTTGCTGGACGAACTTGGGGTCAAGAACCTGGATCAATCCATTGAGTTTTCGTTGGTGCTGGTCGACGCAGATGGCGAACTCATCGAACACGTTTCCGGGAAAGACTTCATTGTCGAAGAGCAGCTTTCGAAGTCACATGTGATCGATTGGCTTGACTCGTTCCGTCCCGATCCGATCGACGCTCGAAAGCTCTTCGAAACGACTTTGACCCAAGCCAGGAAAGAAAACAAACGTGTCATCGTCCAAGAAACGGCGACTTGGTGCGGACCGTGTCACATGCTTTCAGACTTCTTGAGCGAACACCAGGCTTGGGAAAAGGATTATCTGTGGGTGAAGATGGACCATCGTTACGTCGGTGCTCGCGAATTGATGCAAGAACTTCGCGACGGGGCACAAGGCGGCATTCCATGGTTTGCCATCGTGGATGCGGACGGCAACCGTTTGGCAACATCAAATCAAGGCGAAGGCGGACGCAACATTGGTTTCCCGTCGAGCGAAGCTGGGCAGCGGCACCTGGAACGCATCTTGATGCAAACCAAACTGACGATGACCGAAGACGAGATCACGTCGCTGGTGGATCAACTCAAAGAGGACGACTAA
- a CDS encoding Gfo/Idh/MocA family protein encodes MPDPHLLTRWLIVENEPVFSVLVVVPALFSDLTRTSRLPRAPFNTFCYRKSLMPQPKPPVSKEASRTIDASRRSFLKDSGLIAGTTLAGSTLAGVSIPNAHAAGDDVIRFVVIGCGGRGTGAAANIMSTKGNVKLVAVADAFGDKAEGTIEGLTRKFGDKVAVPPENVFTGLDGYKAAIDVDCDLVVIATPPGFKPQQFEYAVNKGRHIFMEKPVATDAPGVKRVLKAVEESKKKDLMVGIGLQRRHEPHYMQCIERIHDGAIGDVLSQQVYWNGGGIWYRNKSEDQSEMAFQCNNWYHFNWICGDQICEQHIHNLDVGCWVKGEYPVECNGMGGREQRMGGDATKSQIFDHTFCEFTFADGSKMHSQGRHLAGGWNHVGEFAIGSKGSANPSGQIMGENEWSFEGKRLNGHQQEQHDLIEALMRGEIYNEGEYGAKSTFCAILGREACYSGKIVKWDDLMEKGKDLCPGIDEYTLESTPPTLPGENGEYPTPTPGKYSPFA; translated from the coding sequence TTGCCCGATCCCCATCTTTTGACTCGCTGGTTGATTGTTGAAAACGAGCCAGTCTTTTCGGTGCTCGTCGTGGTTCCCGCCTTGTTTTCCGACCTCACGCGGACGTCCCGATTGCCTCGGGCCCCGTTCAACACGTTTTGCTACAGGAAGTCTCTGATGCCACAGCCGAAGCCACCCGTTTCCAAAGAAGCCAGCCGCACCATCGACGCCAGCCGTCGGTCGTTCCTCAAGGATTCTGGTTTGATTGCTGGCACCACATTGGCCGGCAGCACGCTGGCCGGCGTTTCGATCCCCAACGCTCACGCGGCTGGTGACGACGTCATTCGCTTCGTCGTGATTGGTTGCGGTGGTCGTGGCACTGGAGCCGCCGCCAACATCATGTCGACCAAGGGCAACGTCAAGTTGGTCGCCGTGGCCGACGCATTCGGTGACAAAGCCGAAGGAACGATCGAAGGCCTGACTCGCAAGTTCGGCGACAAAGTTGCCGTTCCACCTGAAAACGTCTTCACCGGTTTGGACGGCTACAAAGCTGCAATCGATGTCGACTGCGACTTGGTCGTCATCGCAACACCTCCCGGATTCAAACCGCAACAATTCGAGTACGCGGTCAACAAGGGACGCCACATCTTCATGGAGAAACCCGTCGCGACGGATGCTCCCGGCGTCAAACGAGTTTTGAAGGCTGTCGAAGAGTCGAAGAAGAAAGACCTGATGGTCGGCATCGGACTGCAGCGTCGTCACGAGCCACACTACATGCAGTGCATCGAACGCATTCATGACGGTGCGATCGGCGATGTGCTTTCACAACAGGTTTACTGGAACGGTGGCGGCATCTGGTACCGCAACAAATCCGAAGACCAAAGCGAAATGGCCTTCCAGTGCAACAACTGGTACCACTTCAACTGGATTTGTGGCGATCAAATCTGTGAGCAACACATCCACAACCTGGACGTCGGTTGCTGGGTCAAAGGTGAATACCCTGTCGAGTGCAACGGCATGGGCGGACGCGAGCAACGCATGGGCGGTGACGCGACCAAGTCACAAATCTTTGACCACACGTTCTGCGAATTCACCTTCGCCGACGGATCGAAGATGCACAGCCAAGGCCGTCACTTGGCCGGCGGTTGGAACCACGTTGGCGAATTCGCCATCGGTTCGAAGGGTTCCGCCAACCCATCGGGTCAAATCATGGGCGAGAACGAATGGTCGTTCGAAGGCAAACGCTTGAACGGTCACCAACAAGAGCAACACGATTTGATCGAAGCTCTGATGCGTGGCGAGATCTACAACGAAGGTGAGTACGGAGCGAAATCGACGTTTTGTGCGATCCTCGGTCGCGAAGCTTGCTACTCCGGAAAGATCGTCAAATGGGACGACCTGATGGAAAAAGGCAAGGACCTTTGCCCAGGAATCGACGAGTACACACTCGAGTCGACTCCACCAACTCTGCCCGGCGAAAACGGCGAGTACCCAACGCCAACTCCAGGCAAGTACTCACCATTTGCGTGA